From Neospora caninum Liverpool complete genome, chromosome VIII, a single genomic window includes:
- a CDS encoding Malate dehydrogenase (NAD) (Precursor), related produces MAPERVQKRKKVAMVGSGMIGGTMGYLCALRELADVVLYDVVKGMPEGKALDLSHVTSVVDTNVSVRAEHSYEAALTGADCVIVTAGLTKVPGKPDSEWSRNDLLPFNSKIIREIGQNIKKYCPKTFIIVVTNPLDCMVKVMLEASGVPTNMICGMACMLDSGRFRRYVADALSVSPRDVQATVIGTHGDCMVPLVRYITVNGYPIQKFIQDGIVTEQQLKEIAEHTKVSGGEIVRFLGQGSAYYAPAASAVAMATSFLNDEKRVIPCSVYCKGEYGLKDMFIGLPAVIGGAGIERVIELELNEEEKEQFQKSVDDVVALNKAVAELQA; encoded by the exons ATGGCGCCTGAACGTGttcagaagaggaagaaggtggCCATGGTTGGCTCCGGTATGATTGGTGGAACTATGGGATACCTGTGCGCTCTCAGAGAGTTGGCTGACGTCGTCCTCTACGATGTTGTCAAAG GCATGCCCGAGGGCAAGGCGTTGGATCTCAGCCACGTGACGTCCGTCGTGGACACGAACGTGTCGGTCCGTGCGGAACACTCGTACGAAGCCGCCCTCACCGGTGCGGACTGCGTTATTGTCACCGCCGGTCTGACCAAGGTTCCGGGCAAACCCGACTCGGAGTGGAGCCGCAACGACCTCCTGCCGTTCAACTCCAAGATCATCCGCGAGATCGGCCAGAACATCAAGAAGTACTGCCCAAAGACCTTCATCATTGTGGTGACGAACCCTCTGGACTGCATGGTCAAAGTCATGCTGGAGGCCTCCGGCGTCCCCACGAACATGATCTGCGGTATGGCTTGCATGCTCGACTCCGGCCGCTTCCGCCGCTACGTCGCTGACGCCCTGtcggtctctcctcgcgacGTCCAGGCCACAGTCATCGGCACGCACGGCGACTGCATGGTCCCCCTGGTTCGTTACATCACGGTCAACGGCTACCCCATCCAGAAGTTTATTCAGGACGGTATCGTGACAGAGCAGCAGCTCAAGGAAATCGCCGAACACACCAAGGTGTCCGGAGGAGAAATCGTGCGCTTCCTCGGCCAGGGTTCCGCGTACTACGCCCCGGCGGCTTCCGCTGTTGCCATGGCGACTTCCTTCTTGAAtgacgagaagagagtcaTCCCGTGCAGTGTGTACTGCAAGGGTGAATATGGACTGAAGGACATGTTCATTGGTCTCCCCGCTGTCATCGGAGGCGCCGGCATTGAGAGAGTCATCGAGCTCGAGTTGaatgaagaggagaaggaacagtTCCAGAAATCGGTTGACGACGTCGTCGCCCTCAACAAGGCTGTCGCCGAACTCCAGGCGTAA